The DNA segment TCGCGCCCGAGTCGCTCCGCGGCGAGGTCGAGACGTGGCGAGCCGACGTCTATGCCCTGGGGGTGGTGCTGTTCGAGGCGCTCTCTGGCCGTCCGCCCTTCGTGGCCACGACGACCCAGGCCTTGCTGCACGCGCACGCCCACGAAGCCCCGCCCGCTCTTGAAGCCCTCTCTCCGGAGGTCGGCACTGCGCTGGCGGCTCTCGTGAACCGCCTGCTCTCGAAAGAGCCGCTCGCGCGCTGTGCGGACGAAGCCGAGATCGAGGCAGAGCTGCTTCGCATCGCCACGAAGATCGACGCGCTCGAGCACGGCTGAGGCGAGGTTGCGCCACGGCAGATCTCGCGGGGCGTTTCGACCCGGCATCTTTTTTGCGCAAGTTAACAATTCGGCAAAGATCGCGTGATAGACTGGAGGCCAGCAGGTGGGACACTCAAGGGAGACGGCGCGGTGTCGCCTCTTCTTGAGAACGAAGAGGGGGGTCGAACCAATGGACCGCATCGGGAACGTCGCACGTACGTCCTCCGCCGTGGCAAGCCCGCCACGAAGCGCCCCCGCCGCCCGTTCGACCGAGCCTGCCGATGCCTATGCCGGCAGCGTCCCCACACCTGACCCCACCCCCACGGTTCGTCGCGCTTCGTCGCGCGCGAACAGCGTGGCCGCGCACAACCCGCAGGTGGGGACCAAGGACACCACGCCGCGCCTGAGTGCGGGTGCCCTGCAGAGCCCTCGATTCCTCGGCACCGAGGCCGAGTACTTCAAAGAAGCCCGCGGCATGATCGACAACGCGGCACCCGGCGATCGGCTGTGCCTGCAGATGTACACCTTCGAGAATGCCGTCACCCACGGCGATGACAATGCGGCGAAGACGGCGCCGGGCTACGCCGATCAGCAGGCGCTCCTGCCTGGGCTGGCGGCCGCCGCGAAACGCGGCGTCAAGGTCGACATCGTTCTCGATGCGTCCCGCGACCCTCAGACGGGTAAACCGCACAACCAGCCCATCATTGACTACTTGAAGAAGCACGCGGGCGCCACGGGCAACATGGCCATCGACTACTACCCCCCGGAGTCCGTGAACATCGATCACGCCAAGCAGCTCATCCACCTCACCCCCGACAGCAAGGGGGGGTACGCGGTGCAGAAGGCGCTTGTGGGGGGGAGCAACTGGGGCAACCACACGCCGGCCAACGATGACGGCGGGGGCGTCTTCTACGGCAGAGACGCGGTGGGGGCGGCCCAGATCTTCTTCCGCGATCAGGCCTTCAGCCGTGGCGACCGCACCAGCGCGCCGGCGCCGGAGAACGACCCGAGTGCGCCGGTGAAGTGGCTCACCACATCTCCCACAGCCGAGGGCGGGGGCTCGCACGCCATTCTCGATGCCAAGCTGGCCCTTACGAAGCAGGCCAGCTCGGTGTACGTCAACGAGTTCTGCTTCACCCACGGCGACCTGGTCGACGCCACCGCCGCCAAGGGGCACGACGCCCACGTGCGTCTCGATCCGAACGAGAGCATGGTCAACCGCAATGCCCTGTGGGCTGTCCGCAAGGCGCACGGTGAGGCGCAGTGGGCCAACACGGCGGCCGACCCGAACATGGTCGGGCAGAAGAATCACCAGAAGCTCGACGTCTACGCCGATGCAGACGGCCAGGCTTTCTCCCTCACCATCGGCAGCGCCAACGACACCTCGAACGGCCTCGACACCACGCACGCGGTGGTCAGCAAGTCGACGGGCGCGTCGAGCACCAAGAAGACCAACCACGAGATCGACGCCCAGGTCGACCGCGTCACCATCGGCGACTACACCACGGCCGACTTCCTCGACGCCGCCCTGGCCAAGACGAAGGACGATCTGGCCGCGCGGAGCCTCAACGGCCTCCCCAGCACGCTCTCGGGCACGAAGCCGGGTCAGTTCTGATCGGCGGCCTCAGTCGGCCTGCGATCGCGCCGCCACGGCCGTCGTCATCTGACGGGGAAAGCTGCTCGCGGCCGTCTCGAGCTCCCGAGCCCAGGCTTTGACGAGCGCGCTGCTCTGTGGGGCCCCTCCTGAAGGGTTGAACCGCGAGTAGACCCACGCGCCACAGATCTGGGTGGGCTCGATGCCGCTCTCCTTCCAGGCCTTGGCGATCTCCGGATCTTTCACGATCTGGTTCGACGAATCGCGCAGGCGCCAGTCGGGCTTCGTCTCGTCGAATGGTTTGGCCGGATCGAGAACCAGCGGGTTGTCGTCGTTGACTGAGCCGCTGTCGGCAGGGTCGAGCAGCAGGTAGTGCGATGCGACGGTGTCGTCATAGGTGCCGATCTTCAAGATGACCGCGTGGTTCTTGCGCTCCTCTTCAGGCAGGCTGCGATATGCGCGCACCAGCGCCGAGGTATCGCAGCGCATCTTGGGCCACGAGGGAACGCCAGACAGGTACTCTTCCTTGAGGGTGAGCTGCACCTTGCCGCTGGTGGTCTCTGACAACAGGTCGGCGTTCAGCTGGGCCATCGACAGCCCGCATGGCGTGTAGTAGTAGCGCTTCTGGGCTTCGTGGTTGAGGTTGCGGGGCGTCCACACCTTCGTGCCCGGCTCAGAGAGCAGGCGCAGCACCATGGCCATCGAGGTGATGAGGCAGCCTTCATTGGCGATGGTGTTGCCATCTTCGAACTCGCGCATGAGCGACTCGGCCTGGGTTCGCGACTCACCGTTGAGCTTCGTGTCGGCCTTGATCACCAGGTCGCGATCCCACATGACATCGTGGCCCCAGGTCGGATCATCCTGACGATACGGGAGGGGCTTGGGGGCGCCTGAGGCATCGCTCTCGGGCTGTGCCGCGGCAAGGCGCGGAGGGGCAGGGCTCGGGGTGATGGCGGTGTTGATCACGGTTCGGCTCCTCGGCTCTCAAGTCAGACTCTTGCTGATGACAGTGTACGTGAAGCGTCAGAAAAAAACATGAAAACAGCCGGCGCGTCGTTCGCGCGGTGGGCGTGCGTGCGTCTCGGGCGTGTCTCAGTGGCGCCTTGGCTCAGTGGGACGCGGGCTTCTTCTGGGAGGCGTCGGGGGCGTTCTCGTCATCCGGCCACTGGTTCTGCAGGGCATGGAAGATGTCGAGGTCGGCTTTTCCCTTGATCTCGGAACCGCGGCCGTAGTCGGTGAAATAGGTGAGCTTGCCGATGAGTACACTGGCGCTATGCATCTTCTTCTCTTGAAAGATCACGGTCTCACCGCGGGTGATGCGGTCGACGGCTTCGAACGCATTGATCTCCTGCTTCGATTGAGGAGCGAACAAGGCCTTGGCCCCGTGATACAATCCGCTTCCCACCGCGCCGAGAAACGCGCCCGCAAGAACGCCCATCTGCACGCCGATGGCCGTTCCCACAGGCCCCTGCAGCACGAGACCCGCGAGAGCGCCGATGGCCAGCCCCGCGGTTGCGCCGCCGGTGGATGACTTGAGCGCCTGGGTGAAACGGCTGCCGGGGCTTGCTTTATAGAAGGCAAATGGGTACGGGGTGTTGTGTCGCTTCATGGTGAAGAACGCGACCTTGGCCGAGGTGTCGGCAATGACGCTGTCAGGCGAGCTGTTCGACTGGGCGCTGTACATCTCGTGCAGCAGCTTGAGCTCACCGAAGCTGTGCACCGGAACAGGCTTTCCATAGGGGATCTCGCGCCCGGCACCCTCGACCTTCATGTTGGCCTGCTTCGTGAGCGAGGCTGCAGTAGCGGCCGCGGCCGTCCCCATCGGTGTACCGAGCAGAGCCAGCGATCCCAGGCCTTCCGGGGTGAGGTTGAGGTCGATGACCCGCTTGGGCTGAAACAGCACCTCTTCGCCTGCAGACAGGCGCTGCAACGCTTCCATCTCGCTCAGAGCGCGGGGGGCGCTGAATCCACAGATCTTCCGATCGGCCCGCAGCTCCCACGGGAAGCCGTCCATCTTGAGCTTCTGGGTGAAGTACCCCAGCATGTGGGCCGCACCGGCCTGGTCGATGTGGTAGTACCGATTGTCATCGAGAAAGATGTGCACCCGGTCGGGATAGCGGCTGCGCTCTGCTTCGTAGGCTTCACGACGGGCTTTCAGCTCGTCTGCAGAGGGGCCGGGCGTCGGTGCGGGTGTGGGTGGCTTGGAAGGGTGGCTCTTGTGCTTTGTGACAGCGTTGGCGGTGGTGATGCCCATGGGGTCTCCCTCAAGCTGTGGGGAGCGCCGTCCCCAGGTGTGTGCCGTATCGTAGAAGCCGAGACTGGAAAATGTCTGGAGCACGGCAGTCTCACGCGTTCGTAACCTGTGTCTCACGGTCGTTCGAGGATTTCTTCAGCGGTGTTCATACACTGTTGGCGGAGGACGCACGACATGATCGGCAAGTCGATGTTTCACCCTCGATGCGCGCCGGCGAATCAGGGCATTGCAGTCCCACGGCGCGTGGCGACGGTCACGCCTGCTGTCGCCAGGGCGTCGGTTGCGCCTGGGCCATCTGCCGACGACGCAGCTGTGGGCAGTGCCGCGCGCGCGACGCCCGCGGCCGAGGTGCCCGCTGGGCTCAGCGCCGCTGAAGCCAGGCTTGCGCGCATCGCCGCCACCAAGGCCCGCTCGTGGCACGACGAGGTCATCTACATGGCCATGACCGATCGCTTCCACAATGGCGACAAGACCAATGACGCGGGAACCGACCCGACGAACCCCAATCGGTTTCACGGCGGCGACTGGCAAGGGCTCATCGACAAGCTCGATTATCTGGCTGACCTTGGCGTTACCACACTGTGGATCTCACCGCTGCCGGAGCAGATACGCGATTTTCTCGGCACCGACGGATACCACGGCTACTGGACCAAGGACTTCACCCGCCCCGAGCCGTCTTTCGGTACGGTCGACAAGCTGCGTGAGCTGGTCGACAAGGCGCACGAGAAAGGGCTCAAGGTTCTGGTCGACCTCGTGGTCAACCACCTCGGCTACGGCGCCCCCATGGCCGAAGATCCCGCCTATCACGATTGGTTCCACCATCAAGGCAACGTAAACCTGACCTTGCAGCGCAACATGGAGAAGGGGAAGCTCTCTGGCCTCCCCGACTTTGCGCAGGAGAACCCTGTTGTTTCACGCTGGCTCATCGACCAGTGCAAGGCCTGGATCGACAAAGCCGACATCGATGGCTTTCGCCTGGAGGTTCTCGGCCGAGATCCACGCCCACGCCGGCAACAACTTCTTGCTTCTTGGCGAGGTCTACGATCCGGTCGTCGCGCACACGTCGAAGTTTCAGAACGAGGCGGGCATGGACTCGGTGTTCGACTTTCCGCTCAACTTCGCGCTGCGCAACACCATCGGGTGCGACAAGCCGTCCACGTGGTGGAACACCCTTCGTTACGTCGTCACCCATCTCGATCACCTCGATGGTGAATCTGTGCGCATCGCCATGGGCCAGTCAGACGGCGACATGCGCCGCCTCTCGAGCGTGCTGAAGAAAGACAGCGCCTATCGCCGCTCAGATCTGCTCGTGACCCTGCTCGACAACCACGACATGCCGCGCTTCACGACGGTCGCCGGCGAGAAGGGAGAGAGCAAGCTCAAGCTCGGACTCGCCCTGCTCATGACCATGCGGGGCATCCCCTCGGTCTACTACGGTACCGAGGTGGCCATGCGTGGCTACACCGACGACGACGTGCGCAAGGACATGGCCTTCGGCTCGCATCCGCAGATGGAGGCGGCCTTCAAGCAGCTTGCGCACATCCGCAAGGACTCGGTGGCGCTGCGGCGCGGCAGCTTCGAAGAGCTGCACGCCGATCGCGACGTCTATGCCTTCTCGCGCTGCGCGCCGTCTGAGTCGGTGGTGGTGGCGCTCAACAACGGCAAGCAGGTGAACCACCGCGACATCCCTGCGCCGGCCAGCCTGGCCGATGGAACGACGCTCATCGATAAGATCGGTGGCAGCCGCTACATTGTGAACCAGGGCCGCATCGCTGTCGACCTGGCGCCGGACCAGGCGGTCATTCTGGGCGTCGCGGGGTCGTTCGGCTCGAACTACCCGTGCTGATGTCGTGGCGATAGCGAGACGATGATGTCGGCCACCTCGTCGCTCACCTCTTCGTCGAGGCGCAGCGTGTCGACCAGGGCGAGAAACGCTGGCACGTCGAGGGCCTGTTGCAACCACTGCGCCCACCAGCCGTCCGGCAGGCGCCCGGACAGGGGGCCGTCTGACAGCGCAGACGACATGGCGCGGCGGTGCTTGCCGATGGCGGAGAGCACCTGTGATTCACTGAAATGCAGATCGGGCGGCACAGTGCGGGCGAGGGCGCACACAAATCCGTTCCCCGCCGCGGTGAGACCGCGCGTCGAGGTCTTGAGACACTCGAGCAGCAGCCGTCCGTAGGCCGATCCGAGGAAGTGCGCGAGGTAGATCACCTCGTCGCGCAGCACCACCTTGACCTGTCGCTCCTTGATGCCCAGAAAGGTCGCGAACGACTGGGCCAGGGCCAGCGGGATGACGGGCGATCCTGTCCCGGTGAACTGCGCCTTGCCGGCGGGGCCTTCTGAGGTGACGCGGATCTGCTTGTCGGACACTTTCTGCACCTGGCGCTTGCGCCCGCCGATGATGAGCTCGCTCGGCAGGTTCGACAGCGCCAGATCCCGGGCGGCCTGCCGTCGTTTGCCGTGGCGCGGCATGTCGCCCTGCACGGGGGTCGAGACGTAGCCCACCACCCGCTCGGTGGCGGCGTCGACAACGGCCAGGTCGAGCTCATCGCGCCCGCCGATGTTGCCGTGCATGGTGCCTCGCTTGTAGATGTATTCGAGCCGATCGGCGGGGGCATAGCGGCCGTTGGGCAGGGGCTGCAGGTATTTCTCGTGCGCCATGTGGGCCAGCAGCTCGCTGATCTCGGCCACGCTGTACAAGCCGCTCACCCAGGTTGGCAGGCGCTCGTGCAGCACCGTGGCGTCGATCCAGCGCGCGCGGTTCTGGTAGATCAGCGACCAGGCCTGCTGCACCAGCACCGAGGGGCGAAAGACCGTGGGGCCCGCGTGAATCTCGCCGCGTCGCGCGCAGTCGAGCAGGTGCTCGAAGCGGGCGCGCTGTGCGGGGGTCTCATAGAAGCAGGCCACGCGCGTGGTGTCGAACGAGCGACGGTTGCCGCGCCCCACGCGCTGCAGCAGTGCGGGCACGTCGGGTGGCGGACCCAGAAGGCCCACGCGATCGATGTCGCCGATGTCGATGCCCAGCTCGAGAGTGGTGGTGGCGAAGCAGAGCGCGGTCGACGCCCCCAGGAAGCGCTTCTCGACCCGCTCGCGCTCCTGGCGGGCGAGGCTGGCGTGATGCACGAACACGTCGCGGCCGAACGGTGCCTGTCCCAGGCAGGCCACGGCCATGTTCTCGGCTTCGGCGCGGCTGTTGGTGAAGACGAGAACCTTGCGTCCCAGCTGGCGGTTCCCCCGGGTCGAGATGACGGTACCGTCGGCGTCCACCAGTCCGCGGAAGTAGGCGACCACGGATGCGGGGTCGGTGCTGGCCACCAGCTCGGCCTCGATCTCGCGGCGCTCGTCGGTCGACACCACCACCGCGCGCGGGCCGAGGTAGCGACGCGCTACGTCTTCGGTACGCGCTGCGGTGGCGGTGGCCGCCACCCGCTGCAGGGGAAGGGGCACGGCGCCGCCGCGCGTGGCCGCCTGCGCCGCCACGCCCATGACGAGGCGCTCGAGGCGCGTCACCAGAACAGCCAGCTGATCGCCGCGCGCCGTGCCATCGAGCACGTGCAGCTCGTCGAGCACGATGGCGCGCACGCACTTGAGCGTCTCGGGGCGACGCGCCAGCATCGAGTCGAGAGACTCCGGGGTGGTCACGAGAACGGCGGCCTTCTCGCCTGCGTCGCGCTCGGCAGAGGTGAGGGCGATCTCTGAGTAGTCGCCGGTCTTGCGGCCGAGGGGAACGCCCAGCTGGCGCATGGGTGGCTCGAGACGGCGGAAGAGGTCGTTCACCAGCGCGCGGGTGGGCGACACGATGAGCAGCGAGGCGCCGCCCGACCACTTCTCGCGCAGCAATCGCTCGACCAGCGGGGCGGTATAGGCCTCGGTCTTTCCCGTGGCGGTGGCCGAGGCGATGAGAACCGCCTCGCCGCCCAGGATGCGGGGTATGGCTTCCTGCTGGATGCGTGTGGGCTGGGGGAAGCGCCCCAGGAACGGGTACCACGTGCGCGTGAGCAGCTTGCGCACGCGCTCGGTTCCTGTGCCCAGCAAGCGCTCGGCTCGTCGCGCCGGGTTGCGGGGCATGCCGAGATCGAGGTTGTCGAAGTCGAAGCCGTCGGCGTCGCTCAAGACAAGGAGACCGATGCGGCGCCCAGCATCTCTTCGGCGCGCCGCAGGAAGGTGGGGCCGTGCTTCGGGTCGTGGCGCAGGAAGTCAGCGATCTCGGTGAGCAGCTTCAGCGCCTGGCGGATGTTCCCCAGCCGCCCCCACTCGATGGCGCGGTACAGGGCATCACCCAGTCGGGTGAGGTTGGTTTCGGGGGCGGCGAAGTCCGGGTAGGCGTGCTGGTAGAGCCCCCACACGCGCCCGCACAGCTCGCGGTAGTCGCCCGCATTCAGTGGCGAGAGCTCAACCACCGCGCTGTCATCGACGAGACCGCGCAGCACGTTCACGCCAGCAGAATCCGGCGTGATGGCGAAGGTCACGTACATGTGCTGCGATGGCGCGTACAGCGCGGGGATGGCGCGGTGCACGGGGTGACCGCCGCGGGGGAGGTCGTCGACGTCGATCTTCACCCCGCTGGTGCCCATGCAGGCGGTGGCGTAGTACGAGAACAGCACGGCCGCGTAGTAGGCGTGGCCGCTCGAGAGCAGGCTGTAGAACTCGGCTTCGTCGAGCAGTATGACCAGGCCCGCGTATCCCGCGCGATGCGCCAGAACCGAGATGCCGCCCAGCATGTAGGTGTAGATGTGCGCCCAGGGGCAGTAGTCCATGAGGGCATACAGGCGATGGTACTTGCGGGCATGCGCTTTCAGCTGTTGGT comes from the Pseudomonadota bacterium genome and includes:
- a CDS encoding DEAD/DEAH box helicase, translated to MSDADGFDFDNLDLGMPRNPARRAERLLGTGTERVRKLLTRTWYPFLGRFPQPTRIQQEAIPRILGGEAVLIASATATGKTEAYTAPLVERLLREKWSGGASLLIVSPTRALVNDLFRRLEPPMRQLGVPLGRKTGDYSEIALTSAERDAGEKAAVLVTTPESLDSMLARRPETLKCVRAIVLDELHVLDGTARGDQLAVLVTRLERLVMGVAAQAATRGGAVPLPLQRVAATATAARTEDVARRYLGPRAVVVSTDERREIEAELVASTDPASVVAYFRGLVDADGTVISTRGNRQLGRKVLVFTNSRAEAENMAVACLGQAPFGRDVFVHHASLARQERERVEKRFLGASTALCFATTTLELGIDIGDIDRVGLLGPPPDVPALLQRVGRGNRRSFDTTRVACFYETPAQRARFEHLLDCARRGEIHAGPTVFRPSVLVQQAWSLIYQNRARWIDATVLHERLPTWVSGLYSVAEISELLAHMAHEKYLQPLPNGRYAPADRLEYIYKRGTMHGNIGGRDELDLAVVDAATERVVGYVSTPVQGDMPRHGKRRQAARDLALSNLPSELIIGGRKRQVQKVSDKQIRVTSEGPAGKAQFTGTGSPVIPLALAQSFATFLGIKERQVKVVLRDEVIYLAHFLGSAYGRLLLECLKTSTRGLTAAGNGFVCALARTVPPDLHFSESQVLSAIGKHRRAMSSALSDGPLSGRLPDGWWAQWLQQALDVPAFLALVDTLRLDEEVSDEVADIIVSLSPRHQHG